The Candidatus Hydrogenedentota bacterium DNA window CTGAAGTGGCGATCGAGGCCGCCGCCACCGCCATTGCCCTGGCTGAACCCGAATTCCGCGACCGCCTCATCCTGTACCGAAACGCCCTATGACCGGCCGCCTGCACGTGTACGTTGAAGGCCGGGTTCAGGGGGTCGGTTTTCGCTATGCGACGTGCGCCAAAGCGGAATCGCTCCGTCTTAACGGGTGGGTGCGCAATTTATACGATGGGCGCGTCGAGGCCGTATTCGAAGGCCCGAAAGCCGCGCTGGAAGCCATGCTCGCATGGTGCCGCCGCGGCCCTGCAGCCGCCCTCGTCACAAAGGTGGAAGAGACCTGGGAAGAAGGCCCCCCGCGCCACCAAGGATTCTTCCTGCGACACTGAGGTCTTCAACGGCGCGCAATCACGCCGTCCACAACTATTTCCGATGGACCACGGCCCATCCCGGCCCGGTTCTGGCAGTCTCCCGCCCGTTTCAGTTAGAATCTGCCCCGCAAGCAGGAGTCGTTCATTT harbors:
- a CDS encoding acylphosphatase; the encoded protein is MTGRLHVYVEGRVQGVGFRYATCAKAESLRLNGWVRNLYDGRVEAVFEGPKAALEAMLAWCRRGPAAALVTKVEETWEEGPPRHQGFFLRH